From the uncultured Methanobrevibacter sp. genome, the window TTAAATCTAACATACCATGTCCTGAGAAGTTAATAACAATAGTTTTTTCTTCTCCTGTTTGTCTGCATTTAATAGCTTCATCAATACCTGCTTTAATTGCATGAGTAGTTTCTGGTGCTGGAACTATTCCTTCACATTTAGCAAATTGGATTCCTGCATTAAATACATCTCTTTGATGGGCAGTTCTTGGATTAATATATCCTTCATGTGCAAGTAATGAGATTTGTGGACACATTCCATGGTATCTTAAACCTCCTGCATGTACTGCTGGTGCTACAAAGTCATGTCCTAAGGTATACATTTTAAGAAGTGGAGTGAATCCGTTTGAATCTCCAAAGTCATATTCATATTTACCTTCAGTTAATGTTGGACATGCACTTGGTTCTACTGCAATAAATTCAGTGTCACTGTTTCCATCAAGTTTATCTTTGATAAATGGATATAATGCTCCTGCAAAGTTACTTCCTCCACCAACACAAGCAACCATAGTGTCTGGTTCTTCATTAGCTATTTCTAATTGTGTTTTAAGTTCTTGACCAATAATAGTTTGATGTAACATTACATGGTTTAACACACTACCTAAAGTGTATTTTACATTGTCATTGTTAAGAGCTTCTTCCATTGCTTCTGAAATAGCTATTCCAAGTGATCCTACATGGTCAGGGTTTTTGGCTAATACTTTACGTCCAAATTCTGTGTTTTCACTTGGGGAGGCAAAGACTTCTCCACCATAAATATTCATTATGTTTTTTCTGTCTGGTTTTTGATTAAATGATACTTTAACCATGTATACTGTACATTCCAAGTCAAGTAATGAACAAGCAAGTGATAATGCAGTTCCCCATTGTCCTGCACCTGTTTCTGTTGTTAATCTTTCAATTCCTTCTTTTTTAGCAAAGTATGCTTGTGGAATTGCACTGTTTAATTTATGTGATCCTGTAGGAGAGGTGTCTTCTCTTTTGTAATAGATTTTAGCTGGAGTATTTAATTTTTCTTCAAGGCGTTTAGCTCTAAATAAAGAAGTTGGTCTTCCCATTTGCATGTATAATTCCCTTACTTTTTGTGGAATTTTAATATATCTTTCAGTTGCAAACTCCTGATCTAGTGCTGCTTTTGTAAATGCTTTTTGTAAATCTCCAATTTGATCTTTTCCTTCACTGTTTTTTGGCATTGGAAGTTCACAAGGTAAATCAGCGTTAATATTGTACCATTTTTTTGGCACATCTTCAGATGATAATTCTATTTTATAATTCATATTAATAAATTATATAATGTACTATTTAAAACTTTAGTGTACATTTTTGTACAATAATAATATATTAATAGAATAAAAACCTATTTAAAAATATGAAAATCTTAGCTATTGATGTTGGAACAGGAACTCAAGATATACTAATTTACAATAACAAAAAAGAGCTAGAAAACTCAATTAAATTAGTTCTACCTTCACCACACATTTACATTTCCCAACAAATTAAAGAAATTGAAAATGACATTTATTTTGACGGAGAAATTATGGGTGGAGGAAAATTAAAAAGAAGTATTCTTGAACATATAGATAAAGGTTATGACGTGGTAATGGAAGCCAATTGTGCTAAAACAATAAGAGATAACTTAGAACAAGTAAAATCCTATGGAATTAAAATAGCTGATGAAAATAAAAGTTATGAAGGATACAGTAAAATCCATCTAGGAGATATAAATATTAAAAAGTTATCTGAGTTTATATTAGGTTATGATTTGGATTTTGATATTGATAAAATAGCTATTGCTGTTCAAGACCATGGATACAATGAAAATATGGGAGACAGAGACTTCAGGTTTGAAAAAATCAGGGAAAAATTAAGTAAACCTATCGAACCTGAAAGCTTTGGATTTAATGGAAATGTTCCAGATTATTATTCCAGAATGAAATCTGTAGAAAAAACCCTTAAAAAAGAAGGTATTGATGAAACACCCCTATTAATGGATACTAAATTTGCTTCAATAGCTGGAATGTGTTATGATGAAGATGCTTCCAAATTAAATAGTTATATAGCTATTGACATTGGAAATGGACATACTACTGCTGCATCAATAGAAAATGGTAAAATCCAAGGATTATTTGAACACCATACTTCTAATTTAACTGGCGAATCATTGGAAAGATATATCAACAGATTAGCTAGTGGTGAAATTACAAATGAAGAAATATATAATGACCATGGTCATGGAGCACATGTGTTAAATCCTATATCCAAGTTAGAAAAAGTAATAGTTAGTGGTCCTAAAAGAGAATTAATTGAAAAAACTAATCTTGATTGGCATTATGCATGTCCAGGAGGAGATGTAATGATGACTGGAACAGTCGGGTTAATCAAAACTATTGAATGGAATGAATAAAAATGTATAAA encodes:
- a CDS encoding TrpB-like pyridoxal phosphate-dependent enzyme, with the protein product MNYKIELSSEDVPKKWYNINADLPCELPMPKNSEGKDQIGDLQKAFTKAALDQEFATERYIKIPQKVRELYMQMGRPTSLFRAKRLEEKLNTPAKIYYKREDTSPTGSHKLNSAIPQAYFAKKEGIERLTTETGAGQWGTALSLACSLLDLECTVYMVKVSFNQKPDRKNIMNIYGGEVFASPSENTEFGRKVLAKNPDHVGSLGIAISEAMEEALNNDNVKYTLGSVLNHVMLHQTIIGQELKTQLEIANEEPDTMVACVGGGSNFAGALYPFIKDKLDGNSDTEFIAVEPSACPTLTEGKYEYDFGDSNGFTPLLKMYTLGHDFVAPAVHAGGLRYHGMCPQISLLAHEGYINPRTAHQRDVFNAGIQFAKCEGIVPAPETTHAIKAGIDEAIKCRQTGEEKTIVINFSGHGMLDLKGYANYFSGEMPNSK
- a CDS encoding DUF1786 domain-containing protein, translating into MKILAIDVGTGTQDILIYNNKKELENSIKLVLPSPHIYISQQIKEIENDIYFDGEIMGGGKLKRSILEHIDKGYDVVMEANCAKTIRDNLEQVKSYGIKIADENKSYEGYSKIHLGDINIKKLSEFILGYDLDFDIDKIAIAVQDHGYNENMGDRDFRFEKIREKLSKPIEPESFGFNGNVPDYYSRMKSVEKTLKKEGIDETPLLMDTKFASIAGMCYDEDASKLNSYIAIDIGNGHTTAASIENGKIQGLFEHHTSNLTGESLERYINRLASGEITNEEIYNDHGHGAHVLNPISKLEKVIVSGPKRELIEKTNLDWHYACPGGDVMMTGTVGLIKTIEWNE